Proteins from a single region of Rickettsiales bacterium:
- a CDS encoding LapA family protein: MFSSLFRLVRLTLLILILVVVIVFTVSNRGDVDLSLYPLPFEVSLPTYLFFLVTLAVGYIWGIFSNSVSTFRHKRVAKKEHSKVEALEQEVASLRAQKATTTAPTDVPKITQDD, encoded by the coding sequence GTGTTTTCGTCACTCTTTCGCTTAGTACGTTTAACCCTTCTCATTCTTATTTTGGTGGTGGTGATTGTGTTCACTGTTTCCAACCGTGGCGATGTTGATCTCTCGCTCTATCCCTTGCCGTTTGAAGTAAGTTTACCGACCTATTTATTCTTTCTGGTCACGCTGGCTGTGGGTTACATTTGGGGCATATTCTCCAATAGTGTTTCCACCTTCCGCCATAAACGTGTGGCGAAAAAAGAACACAGCAAAGTGGAGGCGCTTGAGCAAGAAGTTGCCAGCCTACGTGCGCAAAAAGCGACCACAACAGCGCCGACAGATGTACCCAAAATCACCCAAGATGACTAA
- a CDS encoding integration host factor subunit beta — MTKSELIQRLAKRFPRLMQREIEQLVNTFLGEISDALCEDGRVELRGFGAFSVRKREPRKARNPKNGAEVKVGTRHSIYFRTGKELRDEIKDLAVTNS, encoded by the coding sequence ATGACAAAATCTGAACTTATTCAACGCCTCGCTAAACGTTTTCCTCGCCTTATGCAGCGCGAAATCGAACAACTTGTTAACACCTTTTTAGGTGAAATCAGTGATGCGCTTTGCGAAGATGGTCGTGTGGAACTCCGCGGTTTTGGTGCCTTTTCGGTACGTAAGCGCGAGCCACGCAAAGCCCGTAACCCGAAAAATGGTGCGGAAGTAAAAGTCGGAACGCGCCACTCTATCTATTTCCGTACGGGTAAAGAATTACGCGACGAGATTAAAGACCTCGCCGTTACTAATAGCTAG
- the sppA gene encoding signal peptide peptidase SppA — MALNADILLERIHLKAQARRWRLVALVVAVLAALMLFQKFGKGSGLPLTQDHIARVTLDEIIFDDTKRDELLTEIENDDTIKAVIVRVDSPGGTTVGSEEIYLRLREIAKKKPVAAAMRSFATSGGYMAAIGADYIVAREGTLTGSIGVIMQTAEMTELAKKIGITPIVVRSGDLKASPTPAEKMTPKVRKMLEGIIDDFFQYFIGLVKTRRGLDEVQVATISDGRVVSARQAIALNLVDEIGGEAELLKWLKAKHKVDEMLEIRDYEVPEEDSSLKDLLTGATAGTIFENLTSLPLDGLVSIWHPTALK, encoded by the coding sequence ATGGCTTTAAACGCAGATATCTTACTTGAACGTATTCATCTCAAAGCGCAGGCGCGTCGCTGGCGTTTGGTCGCATTGGTGGTGGCAGTACTCGCTGCGCTGATGTTATTTCAGAAATTTGGTAAAGGCAGTGGCCTACCTCTGACACAAGATCATATTGCCCGTGTGACGCTGGACGAGATCATTTTTGACGATACGAAGCGCGATGAGTTGCTAACGGAAATCGAAAATGATGATACGATCAAAGCTGTTATCGTAAGAGTGGATTCACCCGGTGGAACCACGGTTGGTTCGGAAGAAATTTACCTCCGCCTGCGTGAGATTGCGAAGAAAAAACCTGTCGCTGCGGCGATGCGTAGTTTTGCCACCTCTGGCGGGTATATGGCGGCGATCGGCGCGGACTATATTGTTGCGCGCGAAGGAACGCTTACTGGCTCTATTGGTGTCATTATGCAAACGGCTGAAATGACTGAGCTTGCGAAAAAGATCGGAATTACTCCTATCGTCGTGCGTTCAGGTGATTTGAAAGCCTCGCCGACTCCGGCAGAAAAGATGACGCCGAAAGTACGCAAAATGTTAGAAGGCATTATTGATGATTTCTTCCAGTACTTTATCGGATTGGTCAAAACCCGTCGTGGGTTAGACGAAGTACAAGTGGCGACGATTTCGGATGGCCGAGTGGTCTCAGCTCGCCAAGCTATCGCGCTTAACTTGGTGGATGAAATTGGCGGTGAAGCTGAGTTGCTAAAATGGCTGAAAGCCAAGCATAAGGTCGATGAAATGCTTGAAATTCGTGATTACGAAGTACCAGAAGAAGATTCTTCTCTCAAAGATTTACTGACGGGTGCCACAGCCGGTACGATTTTTGAAAATTTAACATCACTTCCACTTGACGGGTTGGTCTCTATCTGGCACCCTACGGCTCTTAAATAA